The proteins below come from a single Aegilops tauschii subsp. strangulata cultivar AL8/78 chromosome 6, Aet v6.0, whole genome shotgun sequence genomic window:
- the LOC120966632 gene encoding uncharacterized protein, producing MDLQWFFCCCCLASVCWGFCSLHSLCFSLLQSPGNNTSTNSSVSSLHRATKFPSPARTSAPAPHPEVPRTLPPIHSPPPPTRPTPWPRRDPHRRPALGETPHRRPAVQAIPTAAMPARRPPSPPCPTGDPYRRAALQAIPTAAMPARRPPSPPSPPGDPYRRAALQAIPTTALLSRSSPPPPPREIPAAALPSRKMRDSRKISVEKQHNLEGYYLLEDAEGYLFQEADGGYYFFPCFKGEGFYYHSEESEYFHAGESLYEKEYGLEALDSELQGLSFGADYSGKVGEGLHHHGDFDKLGLHHHSDFDKLGLHHHVDFDKLSLHGEFNKLGLHHHGDFDKLGLHHHGDFDKLGLHHHGDFEKLGLDFDKLEHHLHEAEVAFEIAEMDIHLAHTELEDHNDC from the exons ATGGATTTGCAATGGTTTTTTTGTTGCTGCTGCCTTGCATCTGTTTGTTGGGGGTTTTGCTCCTTGCATTCTCTTTGTTTTTCCTTGCTACAGAGCCCCGGAAACAACACTAGCACAAATTCTTCCGTATCCTCTCTCCACAGAGCCACCAAATTCCCCTCACCCGCCCGCACATCCGCCCCCGCTCCGCACCCCGAAGTCCCCCGCACTCTTCCCCCGATCCATTCTCCCCCTCCTCCCACCCGGCCGACGCCATGGCCTCGACGGGATCCCCACCGCCGCCCTGCTCTCGGGGAGACCCCCCACCGCCGCCCTGCCGTCCAGGCGATCCCCACCGCCGCCATGCCCGCGAGGAGGCCCCCATCGCCGCCCTGCCCTACGGGAGATCCCTACCGCCGCGCTGCTCTGCAGGCGATCCCCACCGCCGCCATGCCCGCGAGGAGgcccccgtcgccgccctccCCGCCAGGAGACCCCTACCGCCGCGCTGCTCTGCAGGCGATCCCCACCACCGCCCTGCTCTCCAGGagttccccgccgccgccgcccagggAGATCCCGGCGGCAGCCCTCCCCTCCCGCAAGATGCGGGACTCGCGCA AGATTTCTGTGGAGAAGCAACATAACTTGGAGGGCTACTACCTCCTGGAAGATGCGGAGGGCTACCTTTTCCAGGAGGCAGATGGTGGCTATTACTTCTTTCCGTGCTTCAAAGGGGAGGGATTCTACTACCATAGTGAAGAAAGCGAGTACTTTCATGCTGGAGAGAGCTTATACGAGAAGGAGTATGGGCTGGAGGCCCTTGATTCTGAGTTACAGGGACTCTCCTTTGGTGCTGACTACTCTGGCAAGGTGGGGGAGGGCCTCCATCACCATGGCGACTTCGACAAGCTGGGCCTCCATCACCACAGCGACTTTGACAAGCTGGGCCTCCATCACCACGTCGACTTCGACAAGCTGAGCCTCCACGGCGAATTTAACAAGCTGGGCCTCCATCACCACGGCGACTTTGACAAGCTGGGCCTCCATCACCATGGCGACTTTGACAAGCTGGGCCTCCATCACCATGGCGACTTCGAGAAGCTGGGCCTCGACTTTGACAAGCTGGAGCATCATCTTCATGAGGCTGAAGTTGCTTTCGAGATTGCAGAGATGGACATACATCTCGCTCACACTGAGCTGGAGGATCACAATGACTGCTGA
- the LOC109731638 gene encoding F-box/FBD/LRR-repeat protein At5g56420, with product MRNKSGRPRKSALHEADAGNKNGVCTQPKLNAMQKATRNEAAASNASEDRLSKLPNDLLLNILERVDTLDAIRTSVLSKRMLKLPTMLSQFFLSISSIKYDHDKMPQINRAVAHVTDSILGTRNPEITIRNLKIRFILMDRDSLTIGRSVAHAMSTQKVEAAEFEIITEKAYRNCTPADLRQNAKLFNNFVGACPDAFAGLRRLWLRNMRFGEQDIPNILSTCKLLESLRLIHCDSGIHSVLQVEHAQLIELEVDLGKFERVELICLPKLQRVSYNNWCSSEHPVYFGLVPQLSRLSLTKVGVSSDKILELSQLLADVHSISDLHMDFQSEKIWVVPECPKMLKPVLSKLQHVNLDNLPEGCDLAWTMFIIEAAPSLKELCITVWDHWCIMMTNKEFRKKYGYCEKADVKWKPYAPDFKHKNLAKLTIYGFQPNDNFKRYIRCVVEHAVNITEISLYDRKLCGRCGDKVYQSRYPRTAEERKRTAEGLGLTSPAVIHFRS from the exons ATGAGGAACAAAAGCGGTCGTCCCAGG AAATCAGCTCTCCACGAAGCAGATGCTGGCAACAAGAATGGTGTTTGTACACAACCTAAG CTAAATGCAATGCAAAAAGCAACTCGCAACGAAGCCGCTGCTAGCAACGCAAGCGAAGACAGGCTTAGCAAGCTGCCCAATGACCTTCTGCTCAACATTCTGGAGAGGGTGGACACACTCGATGCTATAAGGACCTCTGTCCTCTCGAAGCGAATGCTGAAGCTCCCCACCATGCTCTCACAGTTCTTCCTAAGTATTAGTTCCATCAAATATGACCATGATAAAATGCCCCAAATCAACCGTGCCGTGGCTCATGTAACTGATAGCATCTTGGGCACGAGGAACCCGGAAATCACCATCCGCAATCTCAAAATCAGATTCATTTTGATGGATCGTGACTCTCTCACCATTGGAAGATCTGTCGCCCACGCCATGTCAACCCAGAAGGTTGAAGCAGCTGAGTTTGAGATTATAACGGAGAAGGCTTATAGGAACTGCACTCCTGCCGATCTCCGCCAGAATGCTAAGCTGTTCAATAATTTTGTTGGTGCTTGTCCGGATGCATTTGCTGGCCTCAGGCGCCTGTGGCTGCGTAATATGAGGTTCGGTGAACAGGACATCCCAAACATCCTCAGCACTTGCAAGCTCTTGGAGTCTTTGCGTTTAATCCATTGCGACTCAGGGATCCATTCTGTGCTGCAAGTAGAACATGCTCAACTTATTGAGCTCGAGGTTGACCTTGGGAAATTTGAGAGAGTTGAGTTGATATGTCTACCCAAACTCCAACGGGTGAGCTATAATAATTGGTGCTCTTCTGAACATCCTGTGTATTTTGGTCTTGTACCACAGCTTTCAAGGCTGAGCCTCACTAAAGTTGGCGTCAGTTCTGATAAGATTCTTGAGTTAAGTCAGCTTCTTGCTGATGTTCATTCCATAAGTGATCTGCATATGGATTTTCAAAGTGAAAAG ATTTGGGTTGTACCAGAATGCCCGAAAATGCTCAAGCCTGTGCTCAGCAAACTACAGCATGTGAATCTGGACAACCTTCCTGAAGGATGTGATTTAGCTTGGACAATGTTTATTATTGAAGCTGCACCCTCCCTAAAAGAGCTGTGCATTACAGTATGGGATCATTGGTGCATAATGATGACAAACAAAGAGTTCCGGAAGAAATATGGTTACTGCGAAAAGGCAGACGTGAAGTGGAAGCCATATGCTCCTGATTTCAAGCACAAGAATCTGGCTAAGCTCACCATCTACGGCTTCCAACCCAACGACAATTTTAAGCGATACATCAGGTGTGTTGTGGAACATGCGGTTAATATAACAGAGATATCTCTGTACGACAGGAAGCTGTGTGGGCGCTGTGGTGACAAGGTTTATCAATCAAGATATCCACGGACTGCCGAGGAGAGGAAACGAACGGCTGAAGGGTTGGGTTTGACTTCGCCTGCTGTGATTCACTTCCGGTCCTAA